A part of Prolixibacteraceae bacterium genomic DNA contains:
- a CDS encoding phage head closure protein: MLATTLRTPITLFQKETESNSYGEEKEVYSPLLHLKCGLFYQKSNETLIGGELETVSQTIRFKIRFRKIINEELVILMEDQFYNIKSIEKDPRKHFMILEGTKIPKGAIKLKSPGNE, encoded by the coding sequence ATGTTGGCCACAACGTTAAGAACACCGATTACGCTCTTTCAGAAAGAGACGGAATCCAATAGTTATGGAGAAGAGAAAGAGGTCTATTCTCCCCTACTTCATTTAAAGTGTGGATTGTTTTATCAAAAATCTAACGAAACTCTTATCGGAGGGGAACTGGAAACCGTATCCCAAACAATACGTTTTAAGATCCGATTTCGAAAGATTATTAATGAAGAACTCGTCATTCTTATGGAAGACCAATTCTACAATATCAAGAGTATAGAGAAAGATCCACGCAAACATTTTATGATTCTGGAGGGGACCAAAATACCTAAAGGAGCCATCAAATTAAAATCACCGGGCAATGAGTAA
- a CDS encoding phage gp6-like head-tail connector protein: MIQVFTGKHSQFIGDRGITLSELKQQLNVEEEYTDDNLLLETFLGTAVEAIENMINGHIQHKEIIQEIDLEKGNTFYFPIAPLVSIQGVKAINPDNQEWETVSVVYELTERYNGFILKFASLPSNTPSKLQITYEVGYPSNEIPKPLKQAILVQAADFYDSERSGYTASGLQKTNLVERLVSPYIRCYW, encoded by the coding sequence CTTTCCGAATTAAAACAACAATTAAACGTTGAGGAAGAATATACAGACGATAATCTATTACTGGAGACGTTTTTGGGAACGGCTGTTGAGGCCATTGAGAATATGATTAATGGTCATATTCAGCATAAAGAGATAATCCAAGAAATTGACCTAGAAAAAGGGAATACCTTCTATTTTCCTATTGCGCCATTAGTTTCTATTCAAGGAGTGAAGGCAATCAACCCAGATAATCAAGAATGGGAAACCGTTTCTGTGGTTTATGAACTTACAGAAAGGTATAACGGTTTTATCTTGAAGTTTGCCTCTTTGCCTTCAAATACACCCTCTAAGCTACAAATAACGTATGAAGTGGGTTATCCCTCAAATGAGATTCCAAAACCTTTAAAACAGGCTATTTTAGTACAGGCTGCCGACTTCTACGATTCGGAACGAAGTGGATATACCGCTTCGGGACTGCAAAAGACAAATTTAGTAGAGAGATTGGTCTCTCCTTATATTCGTTGTTATTGGTAA